A window from Sphingobacterium hotanense encodes these proteins:
- a CDS encoding LacI family DNA-binding transcriptional regulator, whose protein sequence is MEKKQKELNGVKEIARRAKVSIATVDRVLHNRPGVSEKTKQKILEIIKELDYKPNILARRLASSKTMHLYTLIPEKSKETDYWDVPLQGIFQAENEIKLYNVKVSKFFYDMNDKQSFIEQTKNILKQTDIDGLLLAPAFVEEAVAFTEECKRRNIPFVFINSDIPQQKSLSYFGPNLFHSGQTAAHLIHYLTKETDQLLLLNIAKDIDSDHHILRKEEGFMSYFNDNKPRNIIKENLYDTNYTAVKKALAKIVKSNPDLHLIFVTNSRVALVAKFLQEIGKNDILLIGYDFLPNNIEYLNQGMIDFLICEKPQEQAYRGIKALYRFLMFEEDQEKEYFMPIDIIHRENQQFYKN, encoded by the coding sequence ATGGAAAAAAAGCAAAAAGAGTTAAACGGGGTCAAGGAAATCGCTAGAAGAGCGAAAGTGTCCATTGCTACTGTTGATAGGGTGCTGCATAACCGACCGGGGGTTTCGGAGAAAACAAAACAGAAAATTCTCGAGATCATCAAAGAGTTGGATTATAAACCCAATATACTCGCGCGGCGCCTTGCATCGTCGAAAACGATGCACCTCTATACGCTGATTCCGGAGAAATCCAAGGAAACCGATTACTGGGATGTGCCTTTGCAGGGCATTTTTCAAGCAGAAAATGAAATCAAGCTCTATAATGTGAAAGTATCAAAGTTCTTCTACGACATGAACGATAAGCAATCGTTTATCGAACAGACGAAGAACATTTTGAAACAAACCGATATCGATGGACTGCTCTTGGCGCCGGCCTTTGTTGAGGAAGCCGTAGCATTTACCGAAGAATGCAAGCGTAGGAATATTCCTTTTGTATTCATCAACTCGGATATCCCGCAACAGAAAAGTTTAAGTTATTTTGGCCCGAACCTATTCCATAGTGGACAAACTGCGGCACATCTTATTCATTATCTGACGAAGGAAACCGATCAGCTCCTCCTATTGAATATTGCGAAAGATATCGATTCCGATCACCACATCCTACGTAAGGAAGAAGGATTCATGAGCTATTTCAACGACAACAAACCGCGAAATATTATTAAAGAAAATCTTTATGATACGAACTACACTGCTGTCAAAAAGGCTTTAGCGAAGATCGTAAAATCGAACCCTGACTTGCATCTCATCTTCGTGACCAATTCCAGGGTCGCTTTGGTTGCAAAATTTCTGCAAGAGATCGGCAAGAACGATATCTTGCTCATAGGTTATGACTTTCTGCCAAACAACATTGAATATTTAAATCAAGGCATGATTGATTTTCTGATCTGTGAGAAACCACAGGAGCAGGCATATCGCGGAATAAAAGCGCTATATCGTTTTCTGATGTTTGAAGAGGATCAGGAGAAAGAGTATTTCATGCCGATAGATATTATACATCGCGAAAACCAACAATTTTATAAGAATTAA
- a CDS encoding Gfo/Idh/MocA family protein, with the protein MEESRRNFIKKAVIGTTAMTFGGILPSFSAKSYGNIIGANERINIAMMGVNARGKALANNFALQPNSQITYICDVDSGAIDRCMPEVMKRQKHQPKTEGDFRRALEDKDVDALVVAAPDHWHAPAAILASSAGKHVYLEKPCSHNPHEGELLIEAVKKYKNVIQMGNQRRSWPNVAAGIREVHNGAIGKAYFAKTWYTNNRAPIGVGKEVAVPNRLNFDLWQGPAPRRAYKDNILHYNWHWFWHWGTGEALNNGTHFVDLARWGLQVEYPTRVTSVGGRFAHKDDWETPDTQTIGLEFGNNSMITWEGRSCNGMKTDGATVGVVFYGEKGSLQINGDNAYQIFDLNSKLVKEVRDTTKVEATSLTNPSQQLDAIHIQNFFSAIKDGSALNSDIIGGHQSTLLVQLGNIAQRTGQALDIDPKTGKILNNKEAMNKYWKREYQRGWEPRV; encoded by the coding sequence ATGGAAGAATCTCGTAGAAATTTTATCAAAAAAGCAGTCATTGGCACAACGGCTATGACCTTTGGAGGCATTTTGCCCTCATTCTCGGCAAAAAGCTATGGAAATATAATAGGTGCTAACGAACGTATCAATATCGCGATGATGGGCGTCAATGCGCGTGGTAAGGCTTTAGCAAATAACTTTGCCCTACAGCCCAACTCGCAGATTACCTATATCTGTGATGTAGACTCAGGAGCAATTGATCGCTGTATGCCGGAAGTGATGAAACGCCAGAAACATCAACCGAAGACCGAAGGTGATTTCCGTCGTGCTTTGGAAGATAAGGATGTGGATGCACTGGTAGTTGCGGCGCCAGATCATTGGCACGCGCCTGCTGCAATTCTTGCTTCATCGGCAGGCAAGCATGTTTACTTGGAAAAGCCATGTAGCCATAACCCGCACGAAGGCGAGTTGCTAATCGAGGCGGTAAAGAAATACAAAAATGTAATCCAAATGGGCAACCAGCGCCGTTCTTGGCCAAATGTTGCCGCAGGAATTCGTGAAGTACATAACGGAGCTATTGGAAAGGCATATTTCGCGAAAACATGGTACACAAACAATAGAGCACCAATTGGTGTTGGAAAAGAAGTAGCAGTACCGAACAGGTTAAATTTCGATCTATGGCAAGGACCGGCACCACGTCGTGCATATAAAGATAATATTCTGCATTACAACTGGCACTGGTTTTGGCATTGGGGAACAGGTGAGGCGCTAAACAACGGAACACACTTCGTCGATTTAGCACGTTGGGGATTACAAGTCGAGTACCCGACGCGTGTCACTTCTGTGGGCGGTCGATTCGCACACAAAGATGACTGGGAGACGCCTGATACACAAACCATCGGTCTAGAGTTTGGAAACAACAGCATGATTACCTGGGAAGGCAGAAGCTGTAATGGCATGAAAACCGACGGCGCTACGGTAGGCGTAGTCTTCTACGGTGAGAAGGGCTCACTACAGATCAACGGCGATAATGCCTACCAAATTTTTGACTTGAATAGCAAGTTGGTGAAGGAAGTTCGCGACACAACGAAAGTTGAAGCAACGAGCCTAACGAATCCGTCACAACAATTAGATGCTATCCATATTCAGAATTTTTTCTCGGCGATTAAAGACGGTTCTGCATTGAATTCTGATATTATTGGTGGTCATCAAAGTACGCTATTGGTGCAGTTGGGTAATATAGCACAGCGTACTGGTCAGGCACTTGATATCGATCCGAAAACAGGTAAAATCCTTAATAATAAGGAGGCTATGAATAAATATTGGAAGCGCGAATATCAAAGAGGGTGGGAGCCGCGCGTCTAA
- a CDS encoding glucosamine-6-phosphate deaminase yields the protein MDAKELEVGTLKVYTFENREELGLYAGKKAAARIKELQETPDKIVRMIFASAPSQLETLAYLRKDEGIDWSRVVAFHMDEYVGIEKNHPQSFASFLEQNLFDQVNIGQVHFINGIAEDPQAECERYEALLKEAPIDIVCLGIGENAHIAFNEPHLADFADPHFVKLVDLDLTSRQQQVNDGCFLTLEEVPTHAITLTVPALFAGQSLFCMVPGSTKATAVHATLNGEITTEIPSSILRTHPQVSLFIDKDSAAQLN from the coding sequence ATGGATGCTAAAGAACTAGAAGTTGGTACACTAAAAGTGTACACTTTTGAAAATAGAGAGGAGCTAGGTTTGTATGCAGGAAAAAAAGCTGCAGCACGAATTAAAGAACTGCAGGAAACACCCGATAAAATTGTTCGTATGATATTTGCCTCGGCGCCTTCACAGCTGGAAACACTGGCTTATTTACGTAAGGACGAGGGTATCGACTGGTCTCGGGTAGTCGCTTTTCATATGGACGAGTATGTCGGCATCGAGAAAAACCATCCGCAAAGCTTTGCTAGCTTCTTAGAGCAAAATCTATTTGATCAAGTAAATATCGGACAGGTTCATTTCATCAACGGCATTGCTGAGGATCCTCAGGCAGAATGCGAGCGCTATGAAGCCTTATTGAAAGAAGCGCCCATCGATATCGTATGCTTAGGAATAGGGGAAAACGCACATATTGCATTCAATGAACCTCACTTAGCAGACTTCGCAGACCCTCATTTTGTCAAGCTGGTCGACTTGGATTTAACAAGTAGACAACAGCAGGTCAACGACGGATGTTTCCTTACCTTGGAGGAGGTGCCAACGCATGCAATCACACTGACCGTACCAGCATTATTTGCTGGACAAAGCCTTTTTTGCATGGTGCCCGGTAGTACCAAAGCGACGGCAGTTCATGCCACCCTAAACGGAGAAATTACAACGGAAATACCATCTAGTATATTGCGGACACATCCACAGGTATCACTCTTTATTGATAAGGATAGTGCTGCACAACTAAACTAA
- a CDS encoding putative oxidoreductase C-terminal domain-containing protein encodes MKKLAIALLVLATLNSCKTEKETTSDKLTLMTLDPGHFHASLIQKSMLPGIDSVCYVYAPKSLGVSAHNALLNEYNIREENPTGWKVESYTDSDFLEKMLEEKPGNIVVLAGNNKRKTDYIHKSVSAALNVLSDKPMAINKEGFNLLIDAFDVAKDKQVLLYDIMTERYNIFSILQKELVHNADLFGTLEKGTIDNPAIIKNSVHHFFKEVSGKPLIRPDWYYDVEQEGEGIVDVTTHSIDLIQWQLFPENVFDYKADVEVLNANRYPTKISLAEFEQSTGDAAFPGFLQKDVKNDTLNVYANGEINYSLKGVHSKVAVQWNYQAPEGSVDTHLSQIRGTRSIVSIKQGKEQNYKPRLYIEPAAATGFTEDDKKAINAGFETIASKYKGIALKAEGNGYVVDVPADLLEGHEEHFAHVANKFLDYVRAGEMPEWEKSYMLTKYYITTEALAKAKTLR; translated from the coding sequence ATGAAAAAATTAGCTATCGCCTTGCTTGTTCTTGCTACTTTGAATTCCTGTAAAACAGAAAAAGAAACAACGTCAGATAAACTCACGCTGATGACTTTAGATCCAGGACATTTTCATGCGTCCCTGATTCAAAAAAGTATGTTGCCCGGAATCGACTCCGTATGTTATGTTTATGCACCAAAGTCGTTAGGCGTATCTGCGCACAATGCTCTGCTGAACGAGTATAATATCCGTGAAGAAAACCCGACGGGTTGGAAGGTCGAATCCTACACCGATTCAGATTTCTTAGAGAAAATGCTGGAAGAAAAGCCTGGCAACATCGTCGTGTTAGCTGGTAACAATAAGAGAAAGACAGATTATATCCATAAGTCAGTTTCTGCAGCGCTCAACGTACTTTCGGATAAGCCCATGGCGATCAACAAAGAAGGATTCAACCTGTTGATTGACGCCTTTGACGTTGCGAAGGATAAGCAAGTATTGCTATATGATATCATGACCGAGCGTTATAATATCTTTTCTATTCTTCAGAAAGAGTTGGTCCATAATGCCGACCTATTTGGAACACTAGAGAAGGGTACAATTGATAACCCGGCAATCATCAAGAATTCGGTTCATCACTTCTTTAAAGAGGTGTCGGGCAAACCTTTGATTCGTCCAGATTGGTATTACGATGTCGAGCAGGAGGGAGAAGGTATTGTCGATGTTACCACGCATTCGATCGATTTGATTCAATGGCAACTTTTCCCGGAAAATGTATTTGACTACAAGGCGGATGTAGAAGTTCTTAATGCGAATCGCTATCCTACAAAAATTAGCTTAGCAGAGTTTGAGCAATCAACTGGCGATGCCGCATTCCCGGGTTTCCTACAAAAAGATGTCAAGAACGATACGCTAAATGTTTACGCCAATGGCGAGATCAATTATTCGCTCAAAGGAGTCCATAGCAAGGTTGCCGTACAATGGAATTATCAGGCTCCCGAAGGATCCGTTGATACCCATCTTTCACAAATTCGTGGAACGCGATCTATTGTATCGATCAAACAGGGCAAGGAGCAAAACTATAAACCACGCTTATACATCGAGCCAGCTGCAGCTACCGGATTTACAGAAGACGACAAAAAGGCCATAAATGCAGGCTTTGAAACCATCGCTAGTAAATACAAGGGTATTGCACTGAAAGCGGAAGGTAATGGCTACGTAGTCGATGTTCCTGCGGATTTATTGGAAGGACATGAAGAGCACTTTGCCCATGTCGCCAACAAGTTCCTGGATTATGTGCGTGCAGGCGAGATGCCAGAATGGGAGAAGTCCTACATGCTCACCAAATACTATATAACAACAGAAGCTTTGGCAAAAGCCAAAACATTAAGATAA